A single window of Zea mays cultivar B73 chromosome 10, Zm-B73-REFERENCE-NAM-5.0, whole genome shotgun sequence DNA harbors:
- the LOC100273756 gene encoding fatty acid amide hydrolase, with protein MGGSNSTGRRSGSVPRAMPPVEEVDISAVRYKSPALQAPHLTGFSLRAFVWLMESPLLGRLITSVLKSQNNMPQMLQQTVIPERPMYYPEFPLQDPEPEVVLVDEDRDPVERVHEALRCLPQYDPSVRWTTEENPPFLYWKIRDFAHAYSSGITTPSVVAEYVIAGIEEWNNKKPPMPMLIYFNAEDLKKQAEASTKRFQRGNPISILDGIFVAIKDDIDCFPYPTKGATTFFDQIHTVERDAVCVARLRKCGVIFIGKANMHELGLGVTGNNPNYGTARNPHSVDRYTGGSSSGPAALVSSGLCSIAIGTDGGGSVRIPSALCGIVGFKTTYGRTDMTGVLCDSGTVEVASPLTSSVDDAILVYSAIAGSRPMDKLTLRPSPLCVPNLLSPENSNILGSVKIGKYTEWFNDVSGHEISGTCDDALKLLCSAFGCQVEEITLPELEEMRTAHVVSIGSESFCDLNPHYKAGRKTEFTLDTRTSLALFGSFTATDYVASQSIRRRIMHYHMEAFKKVNVIATPTTGITAPKIPPSALKSGESDYVVSAYLMRFIIAGNLLGLPAITVPVGHDKQGLPIGLQLIGRPWGEASLLRVASAVEELCLKKRKRPSAFYDILKA; from the exons ATGGGCGGATCGAATTCCACGGGGAGGAGGTCCGGGTCCGTCCCGCGCGCCATGCCGCCCGTGGAGGAGGTGGACATCTCCGCCGTCAGGTACAAGTCTCCCGCGCTGCAGGCGCCACACCTCACCGGCTTCTCCCTCAGGGCCTTCGTCTGGCTCATGGAGTCGCCTCTGCTCGGCCGGCTCATCACCTCCGTCCTCAAGTCGCAGAACAACATGCCGCAG ATGCTGCAGCAGACGGTGATACCCGAGCGCCCCATGTACTATCCGGAGTTCCCACTGCAGG ACCCAGAGCCAGAAGTTGTTCTTGTAGATGAAGATAGGGACCCGGTGGAAAGAGTCCATGAAGCACTGCGGTGCCTTCCTCAGTATGATCCGTCAGTGCGTTGGACAACCGAGGAGAACCCCCCTTTTCTTTATTGGAAGATCCGTGACTTTGCACACGCTTACAGCTCGGGGATCACAACTCCTTCAGTT GTTGCCGAGTATGTTATTGCAGGCATTGAAGAGTGGAACAACAAGAAGCCCCCAATGCCAATGTTGATCTATTTCAATGCAGAAGATCTCAAGAAGCAAGCTGAGGCTTCCACAAAGAGATTTCAGCGAG GAAATCCGATATCCATTTTAGATGGGATCTTCGTTGCCATTAAGGATGACATCGACTGCTTCCCATATCCAACAAAGG GTGCTACAACATTCTTTGACCAAATCCATACTGTGGAGAGAGATGCAGTCTGTGTGGCTCGGTTGCGGAAATGTGGAGTTATCTTTATTGGGAAAGCAAACATGCATGAGCTAGGCCTTGGAGTAACTGGAAACAATCCAAATTATGG GACAGCAAGAAATCCACATTCAGTTGATAGATATACTGGTGGTTCTTCATCTGGTCCTGCTGCATTAGTATCATCAGGATTATGCTCGATAGCAATTGGAACAGATGGTGGAG GTTCAGTTAGAATTCCATCTGCACTTTGTGGTATTGTTGGTTTCAAGACAACATATGGTAGGACAGATATGACTGG GGTACTATGTGACTCTGGGACTGTTGAAGTTGCTTCTCCTCTTACATCATCAGTTGACGATGCTATACTAGT GTATTCTGCAATAGCAGGTTCAAGACCTATGGATAAGCTTACACTTAGACCA TCGCCACTATGTGTCCCAAATTTGTTGTCTCCAGAAAACAGCAATATCCTGGGATCAGTTAAAATAGGAAAGTATACAGAG TGGTTTAATGATGTTTCTGGTCATGAGATATCGGGTACATGTGACGATGCACTTAAACTTCTCTGCAGTGCTTTCGGATGTCAA GTAGAAGAGATAACATTACCAGAGCTTGAAGAGATGCGTACTGCTCATGTTGTCTCAATTGGCTCAGAATCATTCTGTGACTTGAATCCTCATTACAAAGCAGG AAGAAAAACTGAGTTTACCTTGGATACTCGAACAAGTTTGGCACTTTTTGGGTCTTTCACTGCAACTGATTATGTGGCTTCTCAAAGCATAAG GAGGAGGATAATGCATTATCACATGGAAGCTTTCAAGAAGGTCAATGTCATAGCAACTCCTACAACTGG CATTACTGCTCCAAAAATACCTCCAAGTGCTCTGAAGTCAGGAGAGTCAGATTATGTTGTGTCAG CTTACTTGATGCGATTCATCATAGCAGGGAACCTTCTTGGTCTCCCAGCAATAACTGTGCCT GTTGGTCATGACAAGCAGGGGCTTCCTATAGGTTTGCAACTGATAGGTCGTCCATGGGGCGAGGCAAGCTTACTGAGGGTGGCTTCTGCAGTGGAG GAGCTGTGTCTGAAGAAACGGAAGCGACCCTCTGCATTTTATGACATTTTGAAGGCCTGA